TTACGGATTGGTTAATCTTGAAAATGAATGGGAAAGACAAACAGCTAGACATGGATTCCAAAATAACTTTTCAGTATGGACTGGATTAGGATACAAAAAAGGATTTGATATTGCAGTAGGAAAATTAACAATTAACCCAGAAGTTAAATATAGAGTTGTTAATAAAGAAACTGTTAAAGGTGTATACAATGATGGACGTTACTACAACAGTAACAGAGAACAATACACAAGAGAATACAATGAATTGAGAGCTGGAATAAAAGTTGGTTTAGAAGTTAAATAATCGTTTGGTTATTCAGAATAATTCATAGAAAAAGGGATGAGATGTTTTTTCATCTCTTTTTTGTTAAAAAAAATTTGAAAAATCGAAAAAATGAGTTGACAAAAATTCAAAAATATATTATACTAATCAAGTAACATTAATTTTGTTTGCCCGAGTGGTGAAATTGGTAGACGCAACGGACTCAAAATCCGTCGATTTTATATCGTGCCGGTTCGACTCCGGCCTCGGGCACCAATAATATAATAAATTTTTTCATAATAAATTGCACTCTACACTCCTAGAGTGTTTTTTATTTTATTCAGTTATTTATATTTCATTCAAATCTCTTCAAAATATATTCTAATTCCTTTAATACTGTATTTCTTGTTTTTTTCTTTATGGTGTAGTATAATAATAGAGACAATATATGTTTATTTACGTTTATTAAAAATAATTATAGATAAGGGGAAGTGGTATTATGAATATAGAAGTAATTAGAAAAAATGTAAAAAAATATTTGGATGAAAAAAGATACAATCATGTGGAAAGAGTTGTAAAATGTGCTGTAGAGCTTGCAGAGATTTATAATGTTGATGTGGAAAAAGTTGCAGTTTCGGCTTGGCTTCATGATGTGGCAAAATTTTTTGACTTGTCAGTTATGATTGACTTGACGAAGGGGAAATATCCTGAAGTAGAGGACAAGATGTCGAAGTCCACAGCTGTGCTTCATGGATTTGCAGGAGCTGAGTTTGTACGGCAAAATTATGAATTGTTTGGAATCGATGATGAGGAAATTTTGGATGGGATAAAATACCATACGATTGGGAAAGAAAATATGAGTACTCTTGCCAAGATTATTTATCTTTCAGATGCAATTGAGGAAGGTAGAAGCTGGGAAGGTGTGGAAACAGCTAGAGAACTTGCAAAAACTGATTTAGATAAAGCAATAAAATTTGAAATTGAGGAAAAATTAAAATATTTACTTTCAAAGGATTCGATTATTCATCCCAATATTATAAAATTTAGAAATTCAATAATAGCCAACCAGGCATAAAATTTAAAAAAATTAGATTTAATCTAAAAAAATGCTTTAAAATA
This is a stretch of genomic DNA from Leptotrichia hofstadii. It encodes these proteins:
- the yqeK gene encoding bis(5'-nucleosyl)-tetraphosphatase (symmetrical) YqeK; this translates as MNIEVIRKNVKKYLDEKRYNHVERVVKCAVELAEIYNVDVEKVAVSAWLHDVAKFFDLSVMIDLTKGKYPEVEDKMSKSTAVLHGFAGAEFVRQNYELFGIDDEEILDGIKYHTIGKENMSTLAKIIYLSDAIEEGRSWEGVETARELAKTDLDKAIKFEIEEKLKYLLSKDSIIHPNIIKFRNSIIANQA